A window of Prolixibacter sp. SD074 contains these coding sequences:
- a CDS encoding S46 family peptidase yields the protein MKKGIIVLIAFIAVFSGSVKADEGMWLPALVQKLNIDKMHAMGCELTADQIYSVNHSSLKDAVVTLDHGSCTGELISPDGLLLTNHHCGFDEIQAHSTVDHDYLKDGFWAKSRDQELPNPGKTVSFLINITDVTAKINSALTPDMDENARETKVEEIASKLEKAASDSTDYQARVRSFFESNKYYLFVYETFRDIRLVGAPPQSIGKFGGDTDNWQWPRQTGDFSMFRVYCGPDGKPADYSPKNVPFHPKHFLPISLEGVHKGDFAMIMGYPGRTERYKTSYGVEFAMNVTNEVRMKVRSQKLAIIKKYMETGTKARIQYASKYARSANYYKYSIGQNKGLEALNVISDKKALEKRFTNWVDEDSSRESKYGKALSLIKDAYQDTDDEVAGAYMREAFLRGPEIFTLAMRANGLYEVMKSQPENKDVIRAMSARIQGPLDEFFKDYNASTDEKLVAALSKIYADNVDPKYYPAYINTIRDKYRGDYSKFAEKMFKKTIFSNEESLKAFLNDPSLKVLKKDPAFQATEQIIDVMRVINSDNMTTVPELEKGRRLFVAGLMNMDKGQKLYPDANSTMRLSYGTVGGYRPRDGVWYKYYTTLAGYIQKDIPGDDEFDTPQRLKDLYYAKDYGQYADKDGTLHTCFLTNNDITGGNSGSPVINAKGELIGAAFDGNWEAMSGDIAFEPKIQRTICVDIRFVLWVIDKYAGATNLIDEMTIVR from the coding sequence ATGAAGAAAGGTATTATCGTCCTTATTGCTTTTATCGCTGTGTTTTCGGGTAGCGTAAAAGCCGATGAGGGAATGTGGCTGCCTGCTCTTGTTCAGAAGCTGAATATCGACAAGATGCACGCTATGGGGTGTGAGTTAACGGCAGATCAAATATACAGTGTTAATCATTCCAGTCTGAAAGATGCTGTTGTGACGCTGGATCATGGCTCCTGCACAGGTGAGCTGATTTCACCCGACGGGCTGCTGTTAACCAACCATCATTGTGGGTTTGACGAGATTCAGGCACACAGTACGGTGGATCATGACTACCTGAAAGATGGATTTTGGGCGAAGTCAAGGGATCAGGAACTTCCGAATCCGGGGAAAACGGTTTCATTCCTGATAAATATTACCGATGTGACGGCTAAAATTAACAGTGCCCTGACTCCTGATATGGACGAAAATGCGAGGGAAACCAAAGTGGAAGAGATTGCTTCCAAACTGGAAAAAGCTGCTTCGGACAGTACCGATTACCAGGCTCGTGTCCGCAGCTTTTTCGAGTCGAATAAATATTATCTGTTTGTTTACGAAACGTTCCGTGATATTCGTTTGGTTGGCGCTCCGCCGCAATCCATCGGTAAATTCGGTGGCGATACCGACAACTGGCAGTGGCCACGTCAGACAGGCGATTTCAGCATGTTCCGTGTGTATTGCGGCCCGGATGGTAAACCTGCTGACTATTCACCTAAAAATGTACCTTTTCATCCCAAACATTTCCTGCCTATTTCGTTGGAAGGTGTTCATAAAGGCGATTTTGCCATGATTATGGGATATCCGGGAAGAACTGAACGGTATAAAACTTCTTACGGAGTTGAGTTTGCGATGAATGTGACTAACGAGGTGCGTATGAAGGTGCGGTCGCAAAAATTGGCGATCATAAAAAAATACATGGAGACCGGTACGAAAGCACGTATTCAGTATGCTTCGAAATATGCCCGAAGCGCCAATTATTACAAATATTCCATTGGTCAGAATAAAGGCTTGGAGGCGTTGAATGTGATTAGTGATAAAAAGGCGCTGGAGAAACGATTCACCAACTGGGTGGATGAGGATTCTTCACGTGAGTCAAAATACGGAAAGGCCTTAAGTCTCATTAAAGATGCTTACCAGGATACCGATGATGAAGTTGCCGGTGCTTATATGCGCGAAGCTTTTCTGCGTGGTCCTGAAATCTTTACGTTAGCCATGCGGGCAAATGGCCTGTATGAGGTGATGAAAAGCCAGCCGGAGAACAAGGATGTTATTCGGGCCATGTCTGCCCGTATTCAAGGTCCGCTTGATGAATTCTTCAAGGATTACAATGCGTCAACCGACGAGAAGCTGGTGGCTGCCTTGTCGAAAATTTATGCTGATAATGTTGATCCAAAGTATTATCCGGCTTATATAAATACAATTAGAGATAAATACAGAGGCGATTACAGTAAGTTTGCTGAGAAGATGTTCAAGAAAACCATTTTCAGTAATGAGGAATCGTTGAAAGCGTTCCTGAATGATCCTTCACTGAAGGTTCTGAAAAAAGATCCGGCCTTTCAGGCCACCGAACAGATAATTGACGTGATGCGTGTTATCAACAGTGATAATATGACCACGGTTCCTGAACTGGAAAAAGGGCGCCGATTGTTTGTTGCCGGATTAATGAATATGGACAAAGGGCAGAAACTATATCCGGATGCCAATTCAACGATGCGCCTATCCTACGGTACCGTTGGTGGGTACCGTCCGCGTGACGGGGTGTGGTATAAATATTACACGACATTGGCCGGATATATCCAGAAAGATATTCCCGGCGATGACGAGTTCGACACACCACAGCGATTGAAAGATCTGTATTATGCCAAAGATTATGGACAGTATGCTGACAAAGATGGAACGCTGCATACCTGCTTCCTGACCAATAACGATATTACCGGTGGTAATTCCGGTAGCCCGGTGATTAATGCCAAAGGTGAATTGATCGGGGCTGCTTTCGATGGCAACTGGGAAGCAATGAGTGGAGATATCGCTTTCGAGCCCAAAATTCAGCGGACCATTTGTGTTGATATCCGCTTTGTTCTTTGGGTAATCGATAAGTATGCCGGTGCAACCAATCTGATTGATGAGATGACGATTGTTCGTTAA
- a CDS encoding ribonuclease HII, whose product MLASFLHEGMVEAGCDEAGRGCLAGPVFAAAVILPADFRNELLNDSKQLTGRNRYILREVIQKEALSWAVGSYDNKEIDEVNILNASIFSMHRALHQLKVKPDYILVDGNRFKPYQDIPYTCVVKGDGKFLSIAAASILAKTYRDDFMLALHKEYPFYKWGQNKGYPTKAHREAIKQHGITPYHRKSFRLIDNQLSLKF is encoded by the coding sequence ATGCTTGCATCGTTTTTACATGAGGGAATGGTTGAAGCGGGTTGTGATGAAGCAGGACGGGGCTGCCTGGCCGGACCAGTGTTTGCGGCGGCTGTTATCCTGCCTGCCGATTTTCGGAATGAGCTGCTCAATGATTCGAAACAGCTGACCGGGAGAAACCGGTACATACTTAGGGAAGTTATCCAAAAGGAAGCCCTTTCCTGGGCTGTTGGTTCCTACGATAATAAGGAAATTGACGAGGTCAATATTCTCAATGCCTCTATATTTTCAATGCACAGGGCACTTCACCAGTTGAAAGTCAAACCAGATTATATTTTGGTTGACGGTAACCGCTTCAAGCCCTACCAGGATATTCCATATACCTGCGTGGTAAAAGGCGATGGAAAGTTTTTGTCTATCGCCGCTGCTTCCATTTTGGCGAAAACCTACCGGGACGATTTTATGCTTGCTCTTCATAAAGAATACCCTTTTTATAAGTGGGGGCAAAATAAAGGATATCCGACCAAAGCTCATCGCGAAGCGATCAAACAACATGGTATCACTCCTTACCATCGCAAGTCATTCCGGTTAATTGATAACCAGCTTTCTCTTAAATTTTAG
- the rnhA gene encoding ribonuclease HI produces MRKDRLYAGLFFMHTFAFMTDVKKPNIIVYTDGASRGNPGPGGYGVILQSGRHQKELSEGFRLTTNNRMELLAVIVALEALKVEGSKVTIYTDSKYVADAVEKGWVFSWAKKRFKGKKNPDLWIRFLNIYPKHQVRFVWVKGHANNPGNERCDELAVEAALQPNLKEDAGYQPET; encoded by the coding sequence ATGCGAAAGGACCGGTTGTATGCCGGTCTTTTCTTTATGCATACATTTGCTTTTATGACTGATGTGAAGAAACCGAATATTATTGTTTATACTGATGGCGCTTCCCGCGGAAATCCAGGGCCTGGCGGTTATGGCGTTATTCTGCAGTCGGGACGTCACCAGAAAGAATTATCCGAAGGCTTCCGGTTGACGACCAATAACCGAATGGAGTTGCTGGCAGTGATTGTGGCCCTGGAGGCGCTAAAGGTGGAAGGAAGCAAGGTGACCATCTACACCGATTCGAAATATGTGGCCGATGCGGTGGAAAAGGGTTGGGTTTTTTCCTGGGCAAAGAAACGGTTTAAAGGAAAGAAGAATCCCGATCTGTGGATCCGATTTCTGAATATTTACCCGAAGCACCAGGTGCGTTTTGTCTGGGTAAAAGGCCATGCCAATAATCCGGGAAACGAACGTTGCGACGAACTGGCTGTTGAGGCTGCGTTACAGCCAAATCTGAAGGAAGATGCAGGTTATCAGCCTGAAACGTAA
- a CDS encoding 3-deoxy-D-manno-octulosonic acid transferase has product MRLLYDIGVRGYKLLIRLASLRSEKARKWLDGRRNIFSRLKEELPSDKPIYWFHVASLGEFEQGRPVIEAIRKKEPDVKILLTFFSPSGYEVRKNYEFADYVYYLPLDTPYNVKRFLDIVNPEMAFFVKYEFWYHYLTALKKREIPTYIFSAIFRPSQIFFKPWGRWYRKALQAYNHIFVQNQESLNLLNKFGFTNVSLSGDTRFDRVGQIADAAPRLAVLDEFANGKKLVIAGSTWKADETLLLEYINSSEHPVKYVIAPHEVSDKSIQRITEALDKKYVRFSTAGNGDLEGADVLILDGYGYLTSVYRYGNLAYIGGGFGSGIHNILEAATFGMPVVFGPNYEKFQEALDLLQKKAAFCIHDYDELKSVMDEYLDDDKKLQVTSGLARDYVSQSRGASDLIVRYIFN; this is encoded by the coding sequence ATGAGATTATTATACGACATAGGAGTTCGGGGGTACAAGCTACTCATCAGGCTGGCATCGTTGCGCAGCGAAAAGGCCCGTAAGTGGTTGGATGGCCGTCGTAATATTTTCAGTCGGCTGAAAGAAGAATTACCGTCGGATAAACCCATCTATTGGTTCCATGTAGCTTCGTTAGGAGAATTTGAACAAGGAAGACCCGTGATTGAAGCGATCCGGAAAAAAGAGCCGGATGTGAAAATTTTGCTCACTTTTTTCTCGCCATCCGGGTACGAGGTCCGTAAGAATTACGAGTTTGCTGATTACGTTTATTATCTCCCACTTGATACTCCTTACAATGTCAAGCGATTTCTGGATATCGTAAATCCGGAGATGGCGTTTTTTGTGAAGTACGAATTCTGGTATCACTACCTCACTGCATTAAAAAAACGCGAAATTCCCACGTATATCTTTTCAGCTATTTTTCGCCCTTCTCAAATTTTCTTCAAGCCCTGGGGCCGCTGGTACCGGAAAGCATTACAAGCTTACAATCATATTTTTGTACAGAACCAGGAGTCGCTTAACTTGCTCAATAAATTCGGTTTTACCAATGTTTCCCTTTCGGGAGATACCCGGTTCGATCGGGTTGGTCAGATTGCCGATGCAGCGCCCCGTCTTGCGGTACTCGATGAGTTTGCGAACGGAAAGAAACTGGTAATTGCGGGAAGTACATGGAAAGCTGATGAAACTTTGCTCCTTGAATATATCAACTCGTCGGAACACCCGGTTAAATATGTCATCGCACCGCACGAGGTTTCCGATAAATCAATACAACGAATTACTGAGGCCCTCGATAAAAAGTACGTCCGGTTTTCGACGGCCGGAAACGGCGATTTGGAAGGGGCAGATGTTTTAATTTTAGATGGTTACGGATACCTGACTTCGGTTTACCGTTATGGAAACCTGGCTTATATTGGCGGTGGTTTTGGCAGTGGCATTCATAATATCCTCGAAGCGGCAACCTTTGGTATGCCGGTCGTTTTTGGCCCCAATTATGAAAAGTTTCAGGAAGCATTGGACTTGCTCCAGAAAAAAGCAGCTTTTTGTATTCATGATTATGACGAACTGAAGTCGGTGATGGATGAGTACCTGGACGACGACAAAAAATTGCAGGTTACTTCCGGTCTGGCCCGTGATTATGTTTCACAGAGCCGGGGTGCTTCGGATCTAATCGTACGGTATATTTTCAACTGA